From a single Aestuariibius sp. HNIBRBA575 genomic region:
- a CDS encoding TIGR00730 family Rossman fold protein, whose product MSPKFLSICVYCGSRSGVDPTYEADAKAVGAMLAAQSWRLVYGAGDVGLMGAVANAAQSAGAATFGVIPEHLKKWEVGKTDLDTFIVTENMHERKKVMYMNADAIVVLPGGAGSLDEFFEILTWRQLGLHDKPIMVLNTNGYWDPLFALMDHVIDQGFAEASILDFVTSVPDVATLTTELKTQLDA is encoded by the coding sequence ATGTCCCCTAAATTCCTTTCGATTTGTGTCTATTGTGGCTCACGTAGTGGGGTTGATCCCACTTATGAGGCGGATGCCAAAGCCGTCGGTGCAATGCTGGCCGCCCAGAGCTGGCGATTGGTCTATGGCGCCGGAGACGTTGGGCTGATGGGGGCTGTGGCCAATGCGGCGCAATCGGCTGGGGCGGCAACCTTTGGGGTGATCCCGGAACATTTGAAAAAATGGGAAGTCGGGAAAACCGATCTGGACACATTTATCGTCACCGAAAACATGCATGAGCGCAAAAAGGTCATGTATATGAACGCGGATGCGATTGTGGTTCTGCCCGGCGGGGCCGGATCATTGGATGAGTTTTTTGAGATCCTCACGTGGCGGCAACTGGGATTGCACGACAAACCGATTATGGTGCTGAACACCAATGGGTATTGGGATCCGCTGTTTGCCTTGATGGATCACGTCATTGATCAGGGCTTCGCTGAGGCTTCTATTTTGGATTTTGTCACATCTGTGCCAGATGTTGCGACCCTGACGACAGAATTGAAAACCCAGTTAGACGCCTAG
- the rarD gene encoding EamA family transporter RarD, giving the protein MNEPIKGIAAMGLACVIWGLSPLFYALLKHMPPMDILAHRTVWSLVFFLIVLLLQRRVRALFSALKPGRSLWMIAAASILISVNWFGFIYSIQVGRALEASLGYYIFPLAAVALGRLVLGELLSFFQWVAVGIAVLAVIVLTVGLGVAPWIALHLAITFGLYGLLKKQLEIGPMVSVAAEVALLLPLAVFWLLGWGQSGGVDPTTFGLLVLSGPLTGGPLMLMSFAAKRVRLSTIGVVQYLNPTLQFACAAIVFAETITRWHMIAFPMIWLALAIYSGATVIQDRRNRA; this is encoded by the coding sequence ATGAACGAACCGATCAAAGGCATCGCAGCCATGGGGCTGGCCTGTGTCATCTGGGGCCTGTCGCCCTTGTTTTATGCGTTGCTGAAACATATGCCGCCCATGGATATTTTGGCCCATCGGACGGTGTGGTCTTTGGTCTTTTTTCTGATTGTTTTGCTGCTGCAGCGCCGGGTGCGTGCGTTGTTTTCTGCGTTAAAACCGGGGCGATCCCTGTGGATGATCGCAGCGGCCTCTATCCTGATTTCTGTGAATTGGTTTGGGTTTATCTATTCGATTCAGGTCGGTCGCGCACTCGAAGCATCATTAGGGTATTACATATTCCCACTGGCCGCGGTGGCGCTGGGACGGCTTGTGCTGGGTGAATTATTATCGTTTTTCCAATGGGTTGCTGTTGGCATCGCGGTCCTTGCCGTGATCGTTTTGACCGTCGGATTGGGGGTCGCGCCATGGATTGCACTTCATTTGGCAATCACTTTTGGGCTTTATGGATTGTTGAAAAAGCAGCTGGAAATAGGGCCAATGGTGTCCGTCGCCGCCGAAGTGGCACTGCTCTTGCCTCTGGCGGTTTTTTGGTTGTTGGGCTGGGGGCAATCGGGGGGTGTGGACCCCACGACATTTGGGCTTTTGGTTTTGTCTGGTCCGTTGACAGGGGGGCCATTGATGTTGATGTCCTTTGCCGCCAAACGGGTGCGCCTGTCGACCATTGGCGTTGTGCAATACCTTAATCCAACGCTACAATTTGCCTGTGCGGCGATTGTGTTTGCCGAAACGATCACGCGCTGGCACATGATCGCATTCCCGATGATCTGGCTGGCCCTGGCGATCTATTCCGGCGCGACCGTGATCCAGGATCGACGCAACCGCGCCTAG
- a CDS encoding glycosyltransferase family 2 protein has protein sequence MSPKHKFTILSMMKDEGHSLVEWVAFHKHVGFDNICVYTNDCGDGTDDMLIRLEELGWVKHFRNDVPEDKKPQPNALALATQNPEVTDSEWILTMDADEFLSVKVGRGRIQDLVERMDDKADAIAITWRFFGANDVTSWNPGLVIENYTHGAPDMFKKGWGVKTMFRPYEDMKLGIHRPHIKKAKQLPENAKRMFDQLWLNGSGDPMPDEFSLSGWRSTKPTLGYDLVELNHYAVKSYEAYLLRRVRGNVNNKPDKYNEAYFALFDRNEKEETNVLRHARGTRKKMEQILADPEMRRLQDQALAFHEARMEKLHATGEYEHWLNELKDASKIPLDKLDEVLFIQHLPKQWQEKVKEMQAQGVPDKTIAKMISQTQTAKKGETRQALLAAAGEKPEEKLDANQMSKKDKNKASLDDNPFMNTPEAAALGVPLKQERAQKIALAAQVGDVPSASQPANSDPTRDPATGRFLPKAPAPTKDA, from the coding sequence ATGAGCCCCAAACATAAGTTCACGATCCTTTCGATGATGAAAGACGAAGGTCATTCTCTGGTGGAATGGGTTGCGTTTCACAAACATGTCGGGTTCGACAATATCTGCGTCTACACCAATGATTGTGGTGACGGCACCGATGACATGCTGATCCGCCTAGAGGAGCTGGGTTGGGTCAAACATTTTCGCAATGACGTGCCCGAAGACAAAAAACCCCAACCAAATGCGCTGGCACTGGCGACCCAAAACCCAGAGGTCACCGACAGCGAATGGATACTAACCATGGATGCCGACGAATTTTTGTCGGTCAAAGTGGGGCGTGGCCGCATTCAGGATCTGGTGGAACGCATGGATGACAAGGCAGATGCCATTGCCATCACGTGGCGGTTTTTTGGGGCCAATGATGTGACATCCTGGAACCCGGGGTTGGTGATCGAAAACTACACCCACGGCGCGCCGGATATGTTCAAAAAGGGATGGGGTGTGAAAACCATGTTCCGCCCCTATGAGGATATGAAATTGGGCATTCACCGCCCGCATATCAAAAAAGCTAAGCAATTGCCGGAAAACGCAAAACGGATGTTTGACCAATTGTGGCTGAACGGGTCCGGCGATCCGATGCCCGATGAATTTTCCCTGTCTGGATGGCGCTCGACCAAACCAACCTTGGGCTATGATCTGGTTGAGCTGAACCATTACGCGGTCAAATCCTATGAGGCCTATTTGCTGCGCCGGGTGCGGGGTAATGTGAACAACAAACCCGACAAATATAACGAAGCCTATTTCGCGCTGTTTGATCGCAACGAAAAAGAAGAAACCAATGTTTTGCGCCACGCCCGTGGCACCCGCAAAAAGATGGAACAAATTCTGGCCGATCCAGAAATGCGCCGCCTACAAGATCAAGCTTTGGCGTTTCATGAGGCGCGCATGGAGAAACTGCATGCGACCGGTGAATATGAACATTGGCTGAATGAGCTAAAAGACGCGTCAAAAATCCCGCTGGATAAGCTGGATGAGGTTCTGTTCATTCAGCATCTGCCCAAGCAATGGCAGGAAAAGGTCAAAGAAATGCAGGCCCAGGGCGTGCCCGACAAAACCATCGCCAAGATGATTTCACAGACCCAAACCGCCAAAAAGGGCGAAACCCGGCAGGCCCTGCTGGCCGCTGCGGGTGAAAAACCAGAAGAAAAGCTGGACGCCAATCAAATGTCCAAAAAGGACAAAAACAAAGCCAGCTTGGACGACAATCCATTTATGAACACGCCAGAGGCAGCCGCGCTTGGCGTGCCACTGAAACAGGAACGGGCGCAAAAAATCGCACTGGCAGCCCAAGTGGGGGATGTGCCTTCCGCATCCCAGCCCGCAAATTCCGACCCAACCCGAGATCCCGCCACGGGCAGATTCCTGCCCAAAGCCCCTGCCCCAACAAAGGATGCCTGA
- a CDS encoding superoxide dismutase, producing MAFELPDLPYAHDALAAKGMSAETMEFHHDLHHNAYVTNGNAAIAGTEWDGKSLEEIIVGTYDANSVAQNGIFNNISQLWNHNQFWEMMGPGDNAMPTELEKALVENFGSVADFKTAFSAAGAGQFGSGWAWLVKNADGSLAVTKTENGVNPLCFGQTALLGCDVWEHSYYIDFRNKRPVYLTNFLDNLVNWENVASRM from the coding sequence ATGGCTTTTGAGCTTCCCGATCTTCCTTATGCCCATGATGCGCTGGCTGCCAAAGGCATGTCCGCTGAAACCATGGAATTCCACCACGATCTGCATCACAATGCCTATGTCACCAACGGCAATGCCGCCATCGCCGGCACCGAATGGGATGGCAAATCCCTAGAAGAGATCATCGTCGGCACATATGACGCCAATTCCGTGGCGCAAAACGGCATCTTTAACAACATTTCGCAGCTGTGGAACCACAACCAGTTTTGGGAAATGATGGGGCCGGGCGACAATGCGATGCCAACAGAGCTTGAAAAAGCTTTGGTCGAAAACTTTGGGTCCGTCGCGGATTTCAAAACTGCGTTTTCTGCGGCTGGTGCGGGTCAGTTCGGGTCTGGTTGGGCTTGGCTGGTGAAAAACGCCGACGGTTCGTTGGCTGTGACCAAAACCGAAAACGGCGTGAACCCGTTGTGCTTTGGTCAAACTGCGCTGTTGGGCTGTGATGTTTGGGAACATTCCTACTACATCGATTTCCGTAACAAACGTCCTGTTTACCTGACCAACTTCTTGGACAATCTGGTTAACTGGGAAAATGTTGCATCCCGGATGTAA